Within the Desulfitibacter alkalitolerans DSM 16504 genome, the region GAATAATATACGCATTCTTTCCGATACTTACTAGATATTTGCTAAATCCTCTAATTATATTTGTTCGAAGCTGTAACGTTTTAGACTTTTCGTTTGGTTTCTTGGTACACCAAGCTTCAGTTATTTCTCTAGATAGAACATCTTCATGTGGATACTGTTCTACACAAAAGATATCAAATGAATGGAGCCTACGTGCGTAAGTATCTTCCTCATTACCCAAAGAGACCCTTAGTTTTATATATGCTACAATGTCATTAGCAAACAGACTTTTAAAGTGATATTTCATCTGTATACCTCCGACTGCACTGGAATTGCATCAAATCCAAGTGCACAGATATTGAGCTTAGATGCCTCGAGCGGAAGATAACGTTTTAATACACCCTTGCCGCGATGTCCCAATATTTGTGAAATCATCTCTGGTGAAGAGGATGTATCGAGCAACCAAACTCCCATGCTTCGCCTAAACGCATGAAATGATTTTCCGTCATATGCTTTCTTTTCTATACCAGCAACTTTGATGTGCTTATTAAGGATATTAGATACGCTTGATTTATCGCTTAGTTTTCTGTATGGAGCAGCTTCTGTTAAAAACACATATGGGCTTTCTATATCGGGGCGTCCGTTTAATATGTAGTCCGCAACAGCAGCCGCAGCGCTAGAATCAAATGGGAGTGAAAGTCCATATCCAGTTTTGTGTTGGACAAAATGAATAGTCATTTCCATCCAGTTAATGTCAGTCAACTTTAAATTTGCTATATCAATTGCTCGTATCCCTGTAACAGAAGCAAGCATTAGTATTGCATAATCTCTTTTCCCAGCGTGCGTCTTTGTATCAGGACTTAAAAGTACCCTTTCCATATCTGTTCGGTTAAAAGACGGAAGAACTTTCTTCATGGAAGGCGCTAAAGCAAAAGGCAACAACTCAGTCGGCATGTTATGAAATCCTTTGTTGTGAAGGTGCTTACAAATTAATCTGACAACATACATGACGTTGTGCATACAGCCCCTATGATCCTTATATTCCTGCATCAGAAAGTCATAAATGGTTTCTTGATGTATAGTTCTCAAATCAGAAATTTTCAACTGCTGAAGATAATAGAAAAAATCTCTGGCAATGGAATATAGTATTGGCACTGTACTCTTTTTTACAGTCAGACTACCTTTAAAGTCTTCGGCAATAAATTCATAAAAAGGTTCCAGCTGATGTTTGTAGCGGCTCATAATCGGATACTTATAATGAATTGGGAGCCCCTTGTAATAACCATCAAGCATTCCCAGAACACGAAAGACGTATCTTTCTCTGTTGTACTTGAAGGTTTGATTAACAGATATCTCCAAATGGAGTCCTTGACGAATCTCCTCGTTGATGTCTGCGCAATAGTTGATATGTTGTTGCTGATGGTAATACTTCTGGATGAATTCACAAGCTTTTGTATATTTTCTTACTGTTTCTCGACTGCGGAAATCTTTGCAAAATTTCATGACCGCATCAATTCCGTTGGTGATAAGTTGTGATTGCATTAAAATCCCCCTCTCTTGTTGTTGGTATAAATATAAACCACAAGATAAGAGTATAATAGCAATCAATATATAGCTATAAATTATTCCGAGCTTTCATACAGGTTACTCTTTATTATCATGAATTTGAATTAAAACATCGGAATAACTTTTTCATCGGGATAATCCACTGCCCAGACTTGATTAGAGCGGTTAATTTCAAGGTTGCGTAGCAAATACGGGTAGATCTTATGCTGCTTATTACGCTTTGAAAGGTTTGGTTTTGGGCACATTGCATATATGCCCATCTCTTCCATGTATCGTTTGATTAGCCTGCGTCCGACGGGAATTTTATCT harbors:
- a CDS encoding tyrosine-type recombinase/integrase, whose protein sequence is MQSQLITNGIDAVMKFCKDFRSRETVRKYTKACEFIQKYYHQQQHINYCADINEEIRQGLHLEISVNQTFKYNRERYVFRVLGMLDGYYKGLPIHYKYPIMSRYKHQLEPFYEFIAEDFKGSLTVKKSTVPILYSIARDFFYYLQQLKISDLRTIHQETIYDFLMQEYKDHRGCMHNVMYVVRLICKHLHNKGFHNMPTELLPFALAPSMKKVLPSFNRTDMERVLLSPDTKTHAGKRDYAILMLASVTGIRAIDIANLKLTDINWMEMTIHFVQHKTGYGLSLPFDSSAAAAVADYILNGRPDIESPYVFLTEAAPYRKLSDKSSVSNILNKHIKVAGIEKKAYDGKSFHAFRRSMGVWLLDTSSSPEMISQILGHRGKGVLKRYLPLEASKLNICALGFDAIPVQSEVYR